In Papaver somniferum cultivar HN1 chromosome 1, ASM357369v1, whole genome shotgun sequence, a genomic segment contains:
- the LOC113347590 gene encoding uncharacterized protein LOC113347590 has translation MTIGEKHTINSVHTLAQENSTAIQEIRDQLKVLSTESTARAATEARTNANFDRIFKALQLLLPPEAQSDEMIDPGSHQDSSKGSNGNRELIHTSKFSRTPKVDFPRFDGTNPRGWAQKCERYFAFHNFAESDRVDMAAIHFDSKVDSWFLNYQQGKHKMSWDTFIHDLCVRFEDVAHDNYVGSFNKLSQSTKVEDYYDRFEHFKAFMVANNPTLPESFYTLSFISGLKDEIRTTVQMFKPEDTSHAFYLARMQHASLVNSPKQLKYPSRPFIPSPISIPQNSSTAKPFFSTSHNMNKPSTSSSTPFITHPPTPTKTDPPLPPIKNLTPQQMKIHRDKGLCYNCDEFYRTGHICKTQQLFMLVANEEELSDQSDLSSPYEHMTDSPSSSDTTMEISLHALTGTTVHDTIHIAGLLTNQHIMVLIDTGSTHSFIDSKITDKLGLHVSPTGHILVTVANGDSTITKGICRGLQWEMQGYKFSADLRALPLGGCDMVLGVDWLRQLGDVTFNFSQLKIYFIHQGYPITLTGRSSKPSLSLISATTLKKFFKSKAPDLIGQFFHVHATPVQQLPSEVSTLLDSFVDVFSKPTQLPPSRPLDHKIPLKPNSTPASQRPYKCPFIHKAVVEQLVQEMLYAGLTQKSHIPFAAPIILINKKDGT, from the coding sequence ATGACAATCGGTGAGAAACATACTATTAACAGTGTTCATACACTTGCTCAAGAAAACTCAACTGCAATCCAAGAAATTCGTGATCAATTGAAGGTTCTTTCTACAGAATCAACTGCTCGTGCTGCTACTGAGGCTAGAACGAACGCCAATTTTGACCGTATCTTCAAAGCCTTACAACTTCTGCTACCTCCTGAGGCACAATCTGATGAAATGATAGATCCTGGTTCTCATCAAGATTCATCAAAAGGATCTAATGGAAATCGTGAGCTGATCCATACTAGTAAGTTTTCTAGAACTCCCAAGGTAGATTTTCCACGATTTGATGGAACTAATCCAAGGGGTTGGGCTCAAAAATGTGAACGTTATTTTGCTTTTCATAATTTTGCCGAGTCAGACCGAGTTGATATGGCTGCAATCCATTTTGATTCTAAAGTAGATTCATGGTTCTTAAATTATCAGCAGGGTAAACATAAAATGTCTTGGGACACATTTATTCATGATCTGTGTGTTAGATTTGAGGACGTTGCACATGACAATTATGTTGGTAGTTTTAACAAGTTATCTCAGAGTACTAAAGTTGAGGATTATTATGATAGATTTGAGCACTTTAAAGCTTTTATGGTAGCTAATAATCCAACATTACCTGAATCTTTCTATACTCTGAGTTTTATTAGTGGTTTGAAGGATGAAATCCGCACTACAGTTCAAATGTTTAAGCCAGAAGATACTTCTCATGCTTTTTACTTAGCTAGAATGCAGCATGCTTCTCTTGTTAACTCTCCAAAACAACTCAAGTACCCTTCTAGACCATTCATTCCTTCACCTATCTCTATTCCGCAGAATTCATCCACCGCCAAACCGTTCTTTTCTACCTCTCATAATATGAATAaaccttctacttcttcttcaacCCCTTTCATTACTCACCCACCTACACCTACAAAAACTGACCCTCCACTTCCACCAATTAAAAATCTTACTCCTCAGCAAATGAAAATTCACAGAGATAAAGGTCTCTGCTATAACTGTGATGAGTTCTACAGGACTGGCCATATCTGCAAAACTCAACAGTTATTTATGCTTGTTGCTAATGAAGAGGAACTCAGTGACCAGAGTGACTTATCATCACCTTATGAGCATATGACAGATTCCCCTTCTAGTTCAGATACAACCATGGAAATTTCTTTACATGCCTTGACAGGCACTACTGTTCATGACACTATTCATATTGCAGGACTTCTCACTAATCAGCATATTATGGTCCTGATTGACACAGGAAGTACACATAGTTTCATCGATTCTAAAATTACAGATAAGCTTGGTCTCCACGTATCCCCTACAGGTCATATACTCGTTACTGTTGCCAATGGAGATAGCACCATCACCAAAGGTATATGTCGAGGCCTTCAATGGGAAATGCAGGGTTACAAATTCTCTGCTGACTTACGAGCTCTCCCTCTCGGTGGTTGTGACATGGTGCTTGGCGTAGATTGGTTACGACAGCTAGGTGATGTAACTTTCAACTTTTCCCAACTGAAAATTTATTTTATACATCAAGGGTATCCAATTACATTGACTGGGAGATCTTCTAAGCCCTCTCTTAGTCTTATCAGTGCTACTACTCTTAAGAAGTTCTTCAAGAGTAAAGCCCCTGACCTAATTGGCCAATTTTTTCATGTTCATGCTACTCCTGTGCAACAACTTCCTAGTGAAGTTTCAACCTTACTAGATTCAtttgttgatgtattttcaaaacccACCCAACTGCCACCTTCTCGTCCATTAGATCATAAGATTCCACTTAAACCTAATTCAACACCTGCTTCACAAAGACCATATAAATGTCCCTTTATTCATAAAGCTGTAGTGGAACAGCTTGTCCAAGAAATGCTATATGCGGGGTTGACTCAAAAGAGTCATATCCCTTTTGCTGCCCCAATTATTTTGATTAATAAGAAGGATGGAACGTGA